The genomic DNA gctggctcACCTTCCCTGCActgttccttcctcctcctcctcttccttctctgcaggaagCTGAGCTTTCAGGTTTGCTTTTCTGAGGACAGTGGGTTcagctggtgctggctggaAAGTCCCTCTCAACAGTGTTGTCCCTGTGGCTAATGGGATTGCCCGGGGAAGGCAGCCTGACCACAGAGTACAAGTGGAATCGTGTTTCTGTGTAAATAAGACCAAATAGTCAAGGCTACGGTGTGCTGAGGTAGAGAAAGCCTTACTGGTAGTGCTTGACTTGAGTTTTTGGTGCCAGTTTGAACATTGACATGTTAATGTGCAGCTGCGTGTACCTGTGCTAGTTGAAAGGAAGCAGACATTTTTccctcaaaaagaaaagttaattcTGTTGGGAGGAGTATTCAGTCAGGGTAAAGATCTATTCCTGTGCTTTCTTATACAGAATGTGTTTTGAGCTATTAATCTTCTTGAATTTTAGGTGGCATATCAGTAATAAGAAGAAGATCTCATGTTTATAGTGTTGTAAATATAAACTTTTCCTGTTCTCTGTTTCAGGGACGTAGATGTGTTTTGAAAGACTGCTGCAAAATCTTAGACAACACAGTACTCCCTCCTGAAACTGTAGTCCCACCTTTCACTGTCTTCTCGGGCTGCCCAGGTATGCTCCCTTTATCTTCCCTTGCACAGAAGTGCAGATAACATGgatattcttattttaaatgagattgCTATAACAAAGTTGCCTATTAGCATTTAATGCCTAAAAATAAAGGTATCAGGCACTTGCTGCACTGAAAAGTAACAGTTTTAACTTGTGAAACTCCCTGTTTTAGTGCGTGGTATATAGGTGGTACACGATGACTGCTGGCCATAACACTGTTCTTCTTCCAGGACTCTTCTCTGGGGAGCTCCCGGAATGCACCCAGGAACTCATGATTGACGTTACCAAGAGCTATTACCAGAAGTTCTTGCCACTCACTCAGGTCTAGTAGCCCATTTCCCATGTTTCAGGCACACAGGAACAttctgggggtggggagaggggtgtTGTCCAGTGAGGCCAGAGCCCTGTGCTCTCCTGAGCACTTCCGTGAGTGTGCCTCAGTGCCACTGGCCTGGCCAAGCAGTCCCTCGTGAAAGCTGCTGTGTCCTGTTCAAACTTTGTATCCTCATCTAGTGTACTCCATTCCACGTTGTCTGAATTGTGCCACTGAATGttctggagctggggcagctgctggggaacGAGGCAGAGCTGACACGTACTCCGCAGCCTCAGCCTGTCTGTTTAGTTCTGTCCTAGCCCAAAGCTAGGTTTAGGTTTGCTAGGAGCAGTCTccaccccagcagggctgttctGGGTGTGCTCTGGGCACTTACTGGGGTTCGTTAGACCCAGGCCTTTCCTTTGTCACAATACTTGCTGTCCCATGGGCCTGCATGCTGAGGTGCATGGCctcttccatttctctctgGGATTTTCTCCAGGGGTTCATCATCCTGCTATTGGCTTTAGGAGTTTTGGCTGACACACCTGTCTTTCTGTGCCTGACAGGATGTGTCTTAGCTTTTAGCTCCTGAAGCAGACTGATGTCAGTCCTGTGCTCTCACCCCTCAGGGCTAGTGTTCTTGGGGTCAGTGCCACTTCCTGAATATCACAGACCTTAGAGAGCCAAAGGCCTTTGAAAAGAGGATTGCCATGTCATTCACAGAATTCAATGCAGCAGAAAGTGGGTAATTAAAAATGAGAGAATGCTGCAACTGTCCCCATTTATTACTCAGTGTCTATATTTGCAGAAAgctctttggggtttttctgcgTTATGAAACTTAAGAACGAGACTCCGACTTCTCAGAAAGAGTGAACATTTAATTTTGGACATGTAGTAGAGCAGGAATAGTTCttgctgagagcagctctgaaagTTGGAGGCATCCGATGCTTGTGTACCTGACTGAGTACAGAAAACTGGCTGCACACGAGTCTGCCTGCTCTGGTTGTGCTCTATTAAAGCTTAGCATAGTCCTGCTCTAGGTTTTAAACTGGGTTTAAACTCTAGGTTTTACAACTGCATGTTGTAGTGTAGCAGCTGGGGCCAGGACACACATTAGGTGTGTGGTAGTTGTGTGGCTGTGGATAAGCAGCCCTGGAGCCTCAGCTGATCTGTGTAGCAAGTGCTGATACACCTTAATAGCAAATAGCTGTACGAGTACTAACAGTGTGTAGTAGCTGCTGTTCATCACATGTAATACCACTGACTGGTTTGTACTTTTACTGTACGTAAATTAAAGCCTCTTCAGTTGTTCAAGTGACTCATTGTGACTCTTCAAATCAAACTTGAGACTAGATTGAGactcctgctgtgcctgggcGTGAACCACAGTCCCTTGTTCTGTGACTGCTACAGGCTATTCTGGCTGTCCTGTGCATTAAAAAAGTGTAATGCAGTAGTACATTTAAAAAGTGTAGTACAGTGTGAAACAGCTGTTTTCTCCctctgaggagctggagaaggctCCTCTGTCACAGATTTGACAGATTTGGGGCTTGTGAGATTTCGTGCAAGGCAGGTGTTCAGAGCACTGCTTTGCTGTAGTGTGTCTCTGGCAGTGTCTGGCAGGAGtggggtgtctgtgctgtgttgcTGTGTTGTCACCTCAAAGTTTCAACACCACATTGTGCATTTCACTGGGATCATTTGATCAGCAGCTGCAGTAGCAGGGAGAGGAGTGGGAGAAGGGATATGAGTTTGGGAGTAGGATGGCAGCTGGAAAAGTCTGAGTGATGAATTTCCACAATCACCTGGAGAACAAAGCTGTAGTGCACGAAGGGATATGTCACTGCAATTACATGTTTCTTGGCCTGCTCGTCCTTCTAGCTGTCTGAGCTGACTCTTCTGCCTTAATTAAAACCTCTTTTGTTGTCTCTGTTAAGGTGGCCTCTGCCAGGGCCTAAAACAAATCCACCACTGAAGATCCCAAACACCCAGCATTGTTAACATTCCTTACATTGGCCactttctcctcctgcctctgaaGCGTCCCTCTGGGGCTCACCTCTCCGCCTCTGCCAGTTCTGGGAAGATGGAGTGTCAGAGGGCTGCAGTATGGGgagtcccagctctgctggcagccttCCATCCAGCGTGGTGCCGTAAAACGACACAGGAGGCTGTGCCTGTagccagaggagctgcaagAGTGGGGAAATGTATTTCACAGGGAGGGGAATGTCTTCTTTCAGGAATCTTGTACAAACACTGAGCACTTCTACCCCCAAGTTGCTGTGTTGCTTCATTGATCCCCTGTGTGCTTTGCTCGGCATTGCTCTGACCGGGACGGGCAGGGTGTGCTGCTGGATTTGAGGACGTTCAGAGTCCCTGGGAACACACCCCCCCTCCCTGTACCACTGGGCCAGGCAGTGATGACTCGGCTCGAGTAGCTGAGGGAGCCTGCGAGGGGCTGTGTGGGAAGGTCTCTCAGTCACCAAGCAAGTGGGGGCCGTGCCTGCTTTGTGGGGAGCAGAATCTCCCAAGATGGTCCAACTCCATGGCGGGAATGACACTTGAACTGTGGCTATGGTGacctgcagggctctgtccGTGCACTGAGCTCTCCATCACACCCTGGCACCGATGACCCATGCCTGTGGGTGAGGCTCAGCTGGGGGCATTGGCTCAACCCACGGGGCCAGCATGTGGCAAAAGCACTGTATATGCTAGGCAGGAACATCTGTTCTGTGTTAGCCAGGGCTGAAGGAAACAGCTTCTgctggtggggaaggaaggCCAAATGATGTTAAGTCCCTACCCTCAGCCCATGGGACTGTGCGTgccaggaagcagagcagatgCCTGGAccaaggcactgctgctggttttgtttgcttttgggttatttttcatTGGTGATGGAGTTAAGGCATGGAAACATCCCGTGGTCACTTCTCATGGCAAGTGGGGCCCAGGAGCCAGCACTGGGAGTGCTGGAGACCCTGGGGCGGGGGACCATGGGGCAGGGGGCGTCAGTGGGTGGCGTGTCCGtgtggggagaggaggcagTGCGGTCAGGGACAGCCCCACAGAACTGCCACGCTGTCACCCGAGGGGACCGAGGGGCAGCAGGAGTGGGGGATGTCTACGGAATAAAAACCAGCCCAAAGACCGGTTCTCGGGCACCCGCGGGAATCCCGCTGGGAACCGGCAGGACATGGAAGCTGTGGGGAGCGGACGGTGCCGCCGCAGTCCCTCTTCCGGGAAAATCCACGCCGGGTGCAAACCCCAAGGGAACGTCCTTCACGGAGCGCCTCGTGCCCGCGCTCGGGAGTCCCGCGGGGCCGCGCTTGTCTCGGGGCTccgcggcggcagcgggagCGCGCCTCGCGCGCGTCGGGGGCCGGCGGGAGCGCGCGCGGCCACCACCAACGGCCGCCGGTGCCCGCGCACACGCGCGCGCGCCGTGGGAGTGTGTCCGagcgcgcccggccccgcccccgccggcgCGTGCCGCCCCAGGCTCCCATGGTGCCCCGCGCGCCGCGTGGATTTTAAATCCTGCGGCCAATAGGGAGCGGCCGCGCGCGGTAACGGCCCCGGCGCCGCCTTTGAATCGCGGCCGGACCGAGCGACagacccagcccagcccggccccgccgctgcaCCGGGTCCCCGGCACTCACCGCTGCGTCGGTACAGGGACCCGGGACCCGCCGTTACCCCGGCACCCACCGCTGCTTCGGTACAGGGACGCGGGACCCGCCGCTCTCCCGGCACCGGCACCTACCGCTGCTTCGGTACAGGGACCCGGGACCCGCCGCTCTCCCGGCACCGCACGGCCCCAGCGCAGCTCCGCACGGGCACAGCATGAACGCGGCGGGCGGGAAGGCGGCGCGGCCGGCGGTGAGGCCGGCGGCACGGCCAGCGGCACCGGCGGAGCAGCCCCGCGCGGAGCCggcccgggcggcggcggcagcggcggtgAAGGAGGTGCCCAAGGTGCTCGTGGACCCGCGCACCCGGCGCAGCTTCGTGCGCGGGCGGTTCCTGGGCAAGGGCGGCTTCGCTCGGTGCTACGAGCTGGCCGAGGCCGAGAGCCGGGAGGTGTTCGCGGGGAAGGTGGTGCCCAAGTCGCTGCTGGCGAAGCCGCACCAGAAGGAGAAGATGTCCATGGAGATCGCCATCCACCGCAGCCTCTCCCACCGCCACATCGTCGGTTTCCAGGGCTTCTTCGAGGACGATGACTTTGTCTACGTCGTGCTGGAGCTCTGCCGCCGCAGGGTGAGGGGCCGGGGGGCGGGTGTCGGTGTCCCCCGGGTACTGACTGTCCCCTTCCCCGCGTCCTGCGGTACTGACCTCGTCCCCGTCCCGCACTCCCCGCCTCGGTACTGACCGACCGTTCCCCGCAGTcgctgctggagctgcacaagCGGCGGAAGGCGCTGAGCGAGCCCGAGGCGCGGTACTACCTGCGCCAGACCATCCTGGGCTGCCAGTACCTGCACAGCCACCGCGTCATCCACCGCGACCTCAAGCTGGGCAACCTCTTCCTCAACGACGACATGGAGGTGAAGATCGGTAAGTGGCAGGGACCTCAGCCCAGGAACCAGCCAGCCAGGGCATCTTGGTCATATCCTGtctccctgtccctccaggTGACTTTGGCCTGGCCACCAAGGTAGAGTATGATGGGGAGCGTAAGAAGACCCTGTGTGGGACTCCCAACTACATTGCCCCAGAGGTGCTGGGCAAGAAGGGGCACAGCTTCGAGGTGGACATCTGGTCCATTGGCTGCATCATGTGAGTCAAATTGCCTTTCAGAGGCCACAGGGACAGGCAATCCCTGTGGTTCTGGTCTCCTTGACCCCTTGGAACTTCAGTGTGATCCAAAGCTCCAGATAACTGTTCCCATAGTTCCTGGCTAagtcctgctgccaggcagcttCCTACTTTCCCTGCAGGGTGCTAGATCCCAGCTTCCCTTTCCTGGGAACCAGGAGTCAGGCACAGTACATGTAGCTGTCAGTGTGTCTAATGCCAAGTGTGTTCCCTCTGCCAGGAAAGCCCCTGGGTGTGCTTAGAACAGGGTCGCTTCTGCACACAATCTGAGTCTCTTTTGCAAAACTGACACCCTTTTGTctgggaatgcccaggtacACTCTTCTGGTGGGGAAACCTCCTTTTGAGACTTCTTGTCTAAAGGACACATACATCCGGATCAAGAAGAATGAGTACACCATTCCCAAGGTATGGTGCTTCCCATGAAGGATCTGTTTGGCTCGCAGTGGTGCTTGGtcagcctcctcctgcagcccctgtgtCTGACACTCCGTGGGCTCTCACGTAGCAGGGGCTGTCAATGCTGGGAGGGGCTGTTTCAGTCCGGGGTGGCATGAACCTCgtggggaggcagcagctccctgcccccCCCCACCAGTCTGGTAAAAATCCCATCTGGGCTGTTGGCATGTGGGGGTGAATGGACATGGGCAAGTCTGTGAGGTCTGGGCCAGGTCCCCAGCTCATCCCACTGCTGATGAGTTGGTCTTGCTCAAGTCTGTTGACCTCAGGCTTTGGGTACCATTAGGAGCCAGTTCTCTGTGCTGCCCAATTCTCCTTCCCCTGGCTTTTGTCTTGCTTGCTGATAGCAGcactggagctctgctgggttATAAATCCTGTTCATTTGTCACTAGTGCACATTGTCCCCTGATCTGTCTCTAAACTCCACCTGTCCCTTAGCACATCAACCCCGTGGCTGCGAACCTCATCCAGAAGATGCTGAGGTCCGACCCTGCCACACGCCCGACCATCGATGAGCTGCTGAACGACGAGTTCTTCACCTCAGGGTACCTCCCCAGCCGCCTGCCCACTAGCTGCCTCACCATTGCACCCCGCTTCTCCCTGGCTCCCAGCGGGATGGACCTCGGCGGGCGGAAGCCACTGACCGCGCTCAACAAAGGTAAGTGTGGGTGCCCGAGTGAGGCTGGGCTGCGGTGCTGGAGAGAGCCTGCCTGGcctccagcagcatccacaACCTTCAGTGTGCCTTTCTCACATCATCTGATTATTATGGAAATTTGGAGCATTTTGTGGATGAGGGGGCTCTCCTTGCTCTGCCTGGGACCAAAGTAGGGAGGAAGCACTGCATTCACTTCAGCTCTGTAATGGGCTCAAACTGATGCCCTGGAAGTTCCACCAGAAAATGAAGACCTTTCCTGTGTAGTGCCTGAGCATTGAACAGATTTCCTAGAGAATGTGTGTGGAGTTTCCCTTACTGGAAATATTCCAGAATCCTCTGGACACATCCTGTGCTCTGGAATTaccgtgctggagcagggaagtggGGCCACATGCCCCACCACGGTCCCCTCCAACCTGATCCATTCTGTGTGCAAGGTGTTGCCTATACCTGGGGTAGGGTGTAAGTCTGGTGCCTTTGGAAACCTCTCCCTCGTCACACATCCACAcccttctctctctgtcccaGGACTAgacagccctgcacaggagacCTTGCCGGACAAGGAGGAAGCAGCggggctgcgggagctgggGGATACTGTCAGTGGCCACTTGGCTGACATGTTGCAGCAGCTGACTGCAGTCAATGCAGCCAAGCCCTCCGAGAGAGTTGCAGTGAGGCAAGGTGAGCCTGGGGCAGCCCATGGGCCTTGTGGGATGCACATGCTGTGGGAAATGTCTCCTAACAAGCTACTTTCTTCCTGCAGAAGAAGCTGAGGACCCAGCCTGCAATCCCATCTTCTGGGTTAGCAAATGGGTGGACTACTCGGATAAATATGGACTCGGTAAATACTGTGGGTGGCAATGCTTCAGGATTTCCTGGTATCTGAAGGGGCTGGAAGAAGCCTGGATGTGGGCATTTCCTAGGTCTGGGTTTTTAATCATCATATTCCAGTGTGTGTGTCCAAGACCTCTGCCAGCAATCTTACCAAATACCCTGGGAGTCCAGAGCAGTGGTCACTGACCATCAGCCCACTTTAAGGTGGACAATGGCTACCTGTGCCTGAGGTCACCAAGCTCTCCCCAGCCTGCACAGGGACCCACGGTGGCAGCagaggctgttcctgcagcaggtgATGCAATAAGGGAGATGACAAATCCAGAGGTGGAAAAGTGCCACCCAGACCTCCCCAAAGAGGAGACCTGGCAAAGACTTGGTGAGGTGGCCGTTAGGGAATCCCTGAGTGATAAACCATCTGCCTTGGTGCTTCCCACTGCTGGTGGTCCCCTGAGATTGGAGGCCTCATGGGGGTCCCTTCTGGCAGGTTACCAGCTCTGTGACAACAGCGTTGGGGTTCTCTTCAATGACTCCACTCGTCTCATCATGTACAACGATGGGGACAACCTGCAGTACATTGAGCAGAACAGCAACGAGTCCTACTTCACCGTGAggtcctgcccctctgccctcacCAAGAAGGTCAGTCCTGGGGACAGGAGCCTGGCTGGGGGGGGGTGGTGAGACTCCTGCCAGCTTTGGGCTTTGAGGGCAGGGTGGGTTCCAGGGAGAAACATTTACAATTGGAGGTCACTGGCACTCTGCAGGCTTCCTTTAGGTGGTGACACGTGGTCCCAAGAACAGacaccagcagctctgactgCTATCTGAGGCTCATTTATGAGCAGTTTCACAGAAATCTAAGTGCTCACATGACTTGGACGTACCAAAGTGTTCAGCAAAGCGAGTCTGACTTGTCACAGTCAGACATTAATTTTGAGGATTTCCACAAGCTTTTGCAGTGACACCTCAAGCTCTGAAAGATGTAAGGAAGCTCTGGGCCTGTGATAGCAGTCTCTGTGCTCCCTCCCGTGCCTGGGGTCACCCTCGGCCCCTCACAGCCTGTCCCATCCACAGATAACACTACTGAAGTACTTCCGGAATTACATGAGTGAGCACTTGCTGAAGGCAGGGGCAAACATCACGCCCCGGGAAGGGGATGAGCTGGCCCGATTGCCCTACCTGTGGAACTGGTTCCGGACCCGCAGTGCCATCATCCTGCACCTCAGCAACGGCACTGTGCAGATCAACTTCTTCCAGGTGAGGCTCTTCCCAAGGCCGTGGCTCCGGCTGCATGTGGTGCTGCTTGGAAAGTGGCAGGAGGGGATGACCTGAGCCAAGGTTTTGCCCAGGGCGctgagcactgggagctgtCTGTGCCAGTACTTGAGGCCCCCAGATACTCCTCGCTCATGAGGGGCCGTGCTCTCGAGCAGCAGgttggctgctgcagccaggtgcaGCCATGTCGACCTGGCTGTTGCCCTTTGCTGCACTCTGAAGGAATTCTGCAGCGGGGCCTTGTCACCGCGCTCCGAGTGCTGCTGACATGGCTCatccagaggagctgctgccccaaGGAGCACAGTGCTCAGTGACTGTGTGTTCTCTCCCCCCCAGGACCACACCAAGCTCATCCTGTGCCCTCTCATGGCTGCTGTCACATACATAGATGAGAAACGGGACTTCCGCACGTACAAGCTGAGCCTCATCGAGGAGcatggctgctgccaggagctggccCGCCGGCTCCGCTATGCCCGCATCATGGTGGAGAAGCTCTTCAGCTCCAGGTCTGGCTCACGCCAGACGAAATCTGCTGCTTAGACCTTGTTCTTGCTGGACTCAACATCTGTGCCAAACTGCCCACCTGTGGAGGAAGAGGTCTGGGAGCTTCCCTCCCATGGCCCAGATGGTTCCTGCTACTGGGTATGGGCTCATTGCCACAAGGAagcccctgctgctgtgggaatggtGATGTTCACTTTGACTGGTGCCCAAAGGTTTCTTGCTTCCTGCTCCTAACAAAGtctattttttaattccctACCTAGTCCGTTTTTCTAATTTCCTAAAGCCACAAGCCCAGCTCCAACCCAGCCCTCTCATTTGAGGTGCCTGGGCCTGCTCttgagagagcagagcagggggagagcagagctATCACCTGAGGTGCCCATACATGGCTGTGCCCGTGCTCTGGGCTTTGTTTCCTCTTATAGAAGCTCAGGTAAGGTGTTGAACAAGCCCGGGTTGAGAGTGATCAATTGGCCTTTTAATACTGAAACTACATGAAACCTCAACTTTTGTATATTGCATAACTTGAATAAAGATTGTTTGACACGGCATCCAGTCTGTTTCACTTCCCATTGCCTTGCTGAGGGAGGGAGCATCATCTCTGGGTTCCCCTATGAATGAGGCATCCTCTTACTCTTACTGacagccctgggctgggttTGCCTCTCACTTGGCTCCGTGACTAATTCTGGCTAAAGAATCAGCACCTGTCCTCTCATGCAGCAGAGTCTTGCAGGAGCCCATTGCCCTGCCTCTGTTGTTCTCCCAccactgctccctgccagcaacTATGGGGGCCCTCAGGCCAGATTATTTTAAGCAGGACaagcttttcagtttttattttttaatttttgtaacattttgtataaatatattctgaaaagaaagctggTACAAACCCTGTTACCTGTGTAACAAAATCCCACACCCCAGCACACAAAGGAATCAGACTGTACAAAATTATTGCTGTTCCACATCGGAACTTTGCTGTGGGGCTCTCTGTGCCCATGCAcccagctggtgctggaggcTGGCTCGTTGGGAACACATGCCCATGGGGATGCCATGAACCAGAGCACCCACCAGTCAGcggccctgggcagcaggaggggctgggggagctgcaaGCATAGGCCTGTCTTTGAGGGAAGGATCCTAGGGGAAAGGAATTCCCTCCTTTGTGCCCAGAGACACTGCTCCTGGACTGCTGTGCCACCTGCTCAGGGGCTCAGGCCTGGCAGAGGTACAGGCTGCTGCGGACCCTAAGGGAGAAACCTTTATTCTCAGCCCAGCTGAGATTCACACCTTCATTGTAGGGGCTGTGCCCTCGGGCAGGTCCCAGCCCCAGGGcggctgctcagcctggcctggctgagcacagccctCGCTGGGGCTGAGGGGTCAGTTCCAGTGTCAAGACTGGGGGCCTGGTCCTGGTCACAGCTCAAGGCCCCTGGCACAGGAGCGAACACACAGGACAAAGCTTCCTGTCCCTGGTGAATGCCCCCCTGGGACTGATGCCAGCTTGAGTGCACcgctgtgccagggccttgcTGCGGCTGTCCTTGGGAAAACACACgtgttttcctctcttctccaagcACTGTGTCCAGCCCAGAGATGTCTTTGTTTTCTGGCCCAAGTGCCTTCACACCTGAGTCTGACTGTGAGTGTTTGCAAAGGTGGGTGCCCAGAGGGTCCCTCAGGAAACCCCAGGTGAGGGCATGGTACTGCCCTGTGCCCacctctgctgccctgtgctcctggtGCCCCCACCTGCTGGACCCCCACCTGGCCCCGGCAGGACACCGAGAACCCCGGGCCCAGGCGGGGAGGAGAGGCCGCAGCAGCCGCGGTGCCCTCTGGCCGCGTCCTGGGCCCGCTCAGGTGCCGTCGCCCCTCAGCCCCTGGCAGTAGTAGGAGTGGAAGATGCGCTCGTGGGCACAGACTCGCATGGCCCTGTGCGTGTGCAGGAGCAGCCGGGGGAAGCGGGAGGTGAAGTACTGCACAAAGCCCTCGGGGACGGAGCCCAGGGCCAGCTGGACATCAGCTGGCAGCTCATGGTAGTGGTGCTTCTGCAGGAGAGAGGGTGAGGTGAGAGAGGATGGGGACAGAGGAGGGGGCACGGCCACGGGGCAGCTGGGTGGCTGTACCTTGTTCCTCATGGCCCGCAGCAGGTCACGCACTGACCCGCCCTTGTAGGTGCGGAACTTCCTCAGgtctggggacagcaggagagaCACCGAGTGAGGCGGGACACAGCTGGGGTGAGGGGCTGCCACGGCCCCTGTAGTgcaagccccagctctgcttcactGGCCTCTCAAGGAAGGGCTGCCACCTTTACCTGCCCTGCTTTTCAGCTCCTGAGCATAAGCAGGTACCTGCTGGCCAGTAAAAGCACCAGCCCTTGGAGCCCCAGTCCCCACCTGCTTCACTGGACCCAACAATGAGCCCGACCCCTCCACGCTCACCCATCTGCAGTGGGAGGGAGATGTGCATCCTCCAGTTGGTCCTCACCACCGCCCGACCCCCCAGTTCCAGGGCTGAGACGATGGGCCCCTCAGCCGGCTCCCTCTCCACACGGTCACTGACGTCCTGTGTGCCCAAGAGCGGGGACGGGGTGGGTATGGCTCTGCCCTTGCTCTGCACGAGGTGGGACAGAGACCCAGGGATCCCTCACCCCTCCTAAGAGTAGCTCACAATGAGCATGTTGACCTAAACACAGCAGtttccagcacagctttgaGTGCACACCTGCATTCACTGCCGGTGGGAAAGCACAGACTCACCTGGAAgaactgcagctgcttctcctgacTCCAGAAAAAGGGATGCACAAGCACCACAGGGGCCGAGGGCCGGTGCTGGGGCTCGGGGCTGATCATTGCCACAATCAGCTCCCTTGCAACAAGTTTGTCTGGGGGTGAAACAGAACAGCTGAGAACTCGCCCCTGAGCCAGGACCGGGAGCTgcccctcagccctgggctTCCCCGCGGTGTTGTGCCACTGGGGAAGGGTCTCACCGTGAGCCTcctcctgcaggcagctcagctggTAGGAGCCCGCCAGGATGTTGGCCTGGCGCCGCAGGCTGTCCCCAAAGGGGTGCTGTCCCCCTGACACCACATAGTAGAAGATGCACCCGGCTGAGAAGATGTCCACGGCACTGGTCTGCAAAACACAGGGGCACACGGGAGCCTCAGGCAAAGGGTGAGGAAAGATTTACCTTCCACTCTTCTATCCTTTTATATGGACAattggctgcagagctgctggaaaatgcaTCGCATGGGGCTCCTGCTCTGCTACCTGCAGTGAGAGAGCCCCATCACCCCAGGTTTCCAGAGGCACAGCCAGAATTCAGGACTCCACAGCCCAACAGACAtgcaggggctgctggtgtCCCACCAGCAGGCAAATGGACACCAGCATGAATCCCAGGACGTGCGCTGCCAGGGATCAgtacagcagctgcttccagtaGGAATGAGATTCTTAGTTCTGAAGAGAGAAACGTAACCTTGGCAGCAACCCACAGCCCCTCCAACCTCCCCACCCCAAATTTCTGAGGACTGGAGCCTGATGAGACACCTGTGCTGAACACAAGGGCAGGGGCATGGGGGCAGCCCTGGAAAGGAGCACAGTGCCTGTATCTGGGCTGGCTTGGGCTCATGGAGCTCTCATCTTAATTGTGAACCCAGCAGTGTGACCTGAGGCCACTGCCAGCGTGGGGGACACTGCCACAATGGGTCCAAGGAGCACCCGGGGTGGGGGTGGCCACAGCTCACTGACAGGGTTCTCCTTTGGggcctcctgcagcacctcGGGCGCGATCCAGCCCTCAGTGCCAGGGATCCCGGAGCGG from Corvus cornix cornix isolate S_Up_H32 chromosome 14, ASM73873v5, whole genome shotgun sequence includes the following:
- the PLK1 gene encoding serine/threonine-protein kinase PLK1 translates to MNAAGGKAARPAVRPAARPAAPAEQPRAEPARAAAAAAVKEVPKVLVDPRTRRSFVRGRFLGKGGFARCYELAEAESREVFAGKVVPKSLLAKPHQKEKMSMEIAIHRSLSHRHIVGFQGFFEDDDFVYVVLELCRRRSLLELHKRRKALSEPEARYYLRQTILGCQYLHSHRVIHRDLKLGNLFLNDDMEVKIGDFGLATKVEYDGERKKTLCGTPNYIAPEVLGKKGHSFEVDIWSIGCIMYTLLVGKPPFETSCLKDTYIRIKKNEYTIPKHINPVAANLIQKMLRSDPATRPTIDELLNDEFFTSGYLPSRLPTSCLTIAPRFSLAPSGMDLGGRKPLTALNKGLDSPAQETLPDKEEAAGLRELGDTVSGHLADMLQQLTAVNAAKPSERVAVRQEEAEDPACNPIFWVSKWVDYSDKYGLGYQLCDNSVGVLFNDSTRLIMYNDGDNLQYIEQNSNESYFTVRSCPSALTKKITLLKYFRNYMSEHLLKAGANITPREGDELARLPYLWNWFRTRSAIILHLSNGTVQINFFQDHTKLILCPLMAAVTYIDEKRDFRTYKLSLIEEHGCCQELARRLRYARIMVEKLFSSRSGSRQTKSAA